The sequence GGATCAGCTGATATCAAATATCAAAGGGGGAGATTTAAGAACCTTTAACGAACAATATTGGGACCCATCCACATGGCCGAGTGAAGCAAAGGGCGCGGGTTACACGGAAGCGCCCAGGGGTGCGTTGGCCCATTGGGTCGTAATCAAGGATGGTAAAATTGACAACTATCAAGCCGTGGTTCCCAGCACCTGGAACGCCGGTCCCAGAGATGCTTTGGGGCAGCCGGGTCCGTATGAAGCGGCTTTGGTTGGGCATAAGCTATACGATGTAAAGCAGCCATTGGAAATTCTACGCACAATACATAGTTTTGATCCGTGCATTGCCTGTGCCGTACATATTAGTGATCCGCAAGGGCAGGAACTTATGCGGCTAAAGGTGATGTGACGGATAAAGGAGCCGTTATGGAAAATTGGAGAGTTACCGGGTGGATTCGTAAACTCGTGGTGTTCATAAGCGTTGGAGTTTACAGTCCGGCGATTTGGGCACATGCGGGTGTACATGATATGAGTGTAGGGTTGAGTTCCTTGCGTGAAATTATACTGCAACGTTTAACTCACCCGGATTATCTATTGGGTTTGCTTGCTTCGCTATGTTTGTTGGCAACTGTTGCACAGGTATTTATGTTGCTGAGAAACGCAGGATTGCATGTAAACGAAACCGAGAAACGTGAGTCATAAAACGATTGCGAGGTTGTTATGCATACGAGTATTCCGCATCATAGTCATCATCATTCAACCATTCACGATTACTTACTGGCTACCCGACCGCACTTTTTCATAGCGCCGCTTATGCCTTTGTTGTTAGGAACCGCTTTGGCGTATCAACAATTGGGAACGATTAATGTTTCCGTGTTTTTGCTGGCCATACTGGCAGTTGTTTGTGTGAACGCTGCCGTCAATGTGTACAATGATGTTTGCGATGAGATCAATGGTTCGGATCAGGCCAATAGAGAGTTTATTGCGCCTTTTACCGGTGGTTCCCGTGTGATTCAAGAACACATCCTCAGTCTGTCTCAAATGCAGTATTGGGCCGCGGCATTGCTTCTCACGGCCTGCGTGGTTGGGGGTATTTTGGTTTTTTACAAAGGAATCATTGTTTTGTTTTTTGGCCTGGCGGGTCTTTTGATTGGTTTGGGGCATTCCGACCCCAGGATCAATCTGGCAGGTCTGGGGCTAGGGGAGGTGGCCGTGGCAGTAGCCGTCGGCATACTTCCCGTGGTGGGAGCTGCATGGCTGCAAACAGGGCAATTTTCCGGGGAAATATTGCTACTGGCTGTCCCGGCAGGATTGTGGGTGGCGAATGTGCTATTGATCAATAGTATACCGGATATGCAGGCGGATGCCGAACACGGTAAACGAACTTTAGCAGTGAGGTACGGGGTGAAGTTCAGTGCCAAATTGTATACGGCGTCAAATTTGCTGGCATTGACCTTTGTTCTTTTTGCTGTGGGGAACGGTTCCTTGCCCATAGTTGCGCTACTTTTCCCGGTGTTGTTGCTGCCATTAAGCTTTTATGTGTCCGCCTGTATTCGTTCCTGGTATGTCAAAGCCAAGTGCATGCCGGTCGCAATAAAGTCATCCATTGGAATAATGATTGTAAACCTGCTTTGGCTCACGTTCTGTGCCGCGAGTATGGTTTGATGCTGAGTCCATCGGGAAAATGTTGACTCTTTCGAAAATCAAAGGCCGAATTGTCTGCCTGCTCTTTGGCGCGGCAGCGATGTTGATTATTGTAGTCGGAACACATCAGGTTATGGAATATACCAGTGCCAACGATTTTTGTTTGAATTGTCACGAGATGCAAACGGCTTATAAGGAGTATGTGCAATCACCACATTATTCCAATCGCAGTGGTGTTGTGGCGGCGTGTCATCAGTGCCACTTGCCTCAGACTTATCCTGCCAAATTGTTGGCGAAGTTCTCCAAGATTACCGAGGTTTATTACCATATGTTAGGCCGTATCGATACAACGGAAAAATATGAAGGCAAACGTGCAGCCATGGCTGAAAAAGTCTGGTCGCAGTTGCGTCGCAACGGTTCGAAACCGTGTACTTTGTGCCATAATTATGAAAGCATGCTTGCCGCAAAACAGGGGTTACATGCTCGTAAAGCTCATGCACGCGCCATGGACAGTGGCGGGGAAAAATCCTGCGTTGATTGTCATCGTGGAGTGGCTCACGGTCTGCCCAAAACCACGGATTCGGCCAGGAAAAATGGGATAGCTGGCTTGTGTTTGAGCTGTCATCAACAGCGCCACTTGTTTTCGCCGTCTCACCCAACTGTGGAGACTATGGATTTGGTTAGCTGTCTTGCCTGCCATAGGCAGATGAATCATGCGCGAGAAAATTTTAAACAGTTTATGCATACCAGCCACAGAGATTTGTTGGATTGTAAAGTTTGTCATGAGTCCGGTGTTAATTGAGAAAAGGAGATTGCTATGAAACAGCTTATCACCCTGCTGATGGTATCCGTTTTCTTCGCGTTCGGTTCTTCGGTAATTGCGGTACCTCAAGGTATGAATGTGGAGTTTGTCAAAAGTCCAATGGGAAAAGTAACCTTTAAGGGTGACAGTCATGCGGGTAAAGGTATTACTTGCGAGAAATGCCATCCTGTCCTGTTCCAGATGAAAAAGGGTACTACACAAATTAAACTGACAGATCATGAAGCAGGTACGAAATTTTGTTTTTCTTGTCATAATGGCAAACCCGCTTTTGCCCCTAAAGACAATTGTAACAAGTGCCATCAGGCGGCAAAATAGAGCTACTGTAGTGTGACCGTTTGATTGGTTTTTGGGGTGGTGACTTTTTGGGGTTTTGCGATGGGTAGGCGAACGCTGAAACAGCTGCCGGCTCCGAGTTGGCTGCTTACGGATATAGTGCCTTGCATCAGAGCAACGTAACTTTTACTGATTGTTAATCCCAAGCCGGTGCCATCATAGCGCCGGGAATCGCTGCCATCAATTTGCTGAAACGCTTCGAAAATGCGTTGTTGGTTTTCTTCGTCCATGCCAATACCGGTGTCGATGACTTCAATAAGTAATTCCCTGGGGCTTGCTTGGGCCAACAGGCAACGAATGGTTATGGTACCTTTTTCAGTGAATTTGATGGCATTGCTCACCAAGTTGAGCAATATTTGATGCAGCTTTACTCGGTCGCTGTACAAGGATTTTGGTGCATCTTGGATTTCGATGATGAGTTTAAGGTTCTTGACTCCGGCCATGGGTTCTACAGATTTTAATAACTCTTCCAGTAATGTTTGCAACTCAAAGGTTTCATTGTACAAACTGAGTTTGCCGGCTTCGACTTTGGACAAATTGAGAATGTCGTTAATTAGTCCCAATAGGTGTTTGGCGCTGGAATACACCATAGCCAGTTGTCGGGATTGTTCCTCAGTCACCGGTCCGGTCATGCCATCTTGAATAATTGCGGTAAAGCCGATAATGGAGTTTAGCGGCGTACGCAATTCATGGCTCACATTGGCAAGGAATTCGGATTTGGTTCGCGACGCCTCGGTCGCTTGGTCGCGGGCAACGATCAATTCCTGCGTGCGTTGATTTACCAGTTCTTCCAGGTTTTCCCGGTAGTTGCTCAGTTCTTTTTCGTTTCGCTTGCGTTCCGTAATGTCAATAAAAGTTACAACCGCGCCGCTGATGTTTTTATCTTCATAAATTGGGAATGACCAATACTCCGCAGGAAAACACGTTCCGTCGCGATGCCACAGAACTTCTTTGTCGGAATGGGTACCTGTTCCCCGGCTCAGTGTTAAATAGATATGAGATTCTTTAAATGCAACAGCCCGACCGTTGGTGTCGCTATGGTGTGCCAATTGATGCATATATTGGCCAAGCAGTTGTTGCGTGGATTGAAACCCCAGTAGTTTAGCACATGCGGGGTTGGCAAAGGTACATAGCCCGTTGGTGTCTATCCCGTAGATGGCTTCTGCGGTTGAGTTCAATAATATTCGAACTCTCGCCTCGCTGTATTGTAAAGCGTCCTCCCGCTCCTTGATCGCCTGGCTCATGGATTGTACGGAAGCGGCTAGGAAAGACAGCTCATCCTGTTCAGCATCTTTTAGGTTCAGGTCTACAGTATCCTTGCTTAGCGATTTAATGCTGTTGACCAGACTATCTACAGGGGAGGAGACAAAGCGGCGCAGAAAGAGATAACCGATCGGTGCCAATATAAACACAATAAAGAACACGGCCAGCCACATGGCTTTGGAAAACAGCTCGATAGTCGATGTCAGGGATTCGTTTTTGACTCCTATGGATAGCAATACAGTCTCACCGGAGTCCAATGGCAGCCGGGTGGAGCCGGTGAAGAAATTGTTAATATTTTCTGTATACCATTGCGGCGTTGTTTTTGTGGAAATGGTTAGCAACGGTATGTTGTGCTGTTCTGCGGTCTGCAGTCTTGGGTTGCCGCTGGATTCTCCACCAGGTAATTTAATGAAATACTCCAGTTTATATCTTTGCATGACACTGTTGAAAAATTCCTCATCCAGGGTGTCTACCAAGTGAATCCAGCCGACGATTCCTCCCTGGTTAGATTGAGTAATGGGTGTCAAACTTTCAATATGCAGGGTATTGTTTGCAACAAACAAACGCGCACGGGGTTTAGAGGGTATACGAATGAGTTCAGATATAGTGATGGCGGAATTTGGGTACGAGGCGAGGGTAAATGTGCCGCTTTCTTTTTGTGTATGAAGAAATTTCAATTCACCTCTGTCATAGCTTGAATGGTATAGATGGATGCCGGCGCCCTTGGTATGGTTGTCACCGCTGGAGGTTTTCGTTGCCAGGGTCACCAAGCCGGCATGCTCGTTTTGTATGAAAACATGTTCAATGTTATTTGATTGGATGAGTCGACCGCTTTCACGGGCGATGCGACTTTTTTCTACATCGAAAAGTATGGCCTGGTAGTTGTTGCGGTCTTCGTATTTGTTGATCATATTCATCGAAGCGATCAGCTCAGAACGAGAGGCAAAAATTGCGGCCACGTCTTTGGTTTGCTCCATGCGATTGGCTATTTGTTCCTGCAGGGAAATATAGGCTTGAGTGATATATCGAGATGCGTTACTGCTATACAACTCCGTGAGCATGTATCGAAACAAAAGGCCAATAAGCAAAAGGGATAGGAGCAAAGAGCCGGACCAAAACAATAGCAGTTTATTGTTAAGTTTGTTGAGGTTTAGTAGAGGCATTAATGGGCTCTTGTGTGGATATTTTCAGATTAGAATATGGGTTTTACTTTATCCACATTGGATTTTTCCACCATGATCGAAGCGATGGGGATATGCTTGGGAACCGGCATCCCGTTTAATATTCGCAGGGCAAATACGGCGCCCTCTTTGCCTCCCGTAGGGTAGGTAAAGGACGAGTCCTGTTCTCCTGCACGGATGGCTTGGCGGGCTTCTTCGATATAGTCGATACCTATGATGCAAATATTTTTTGTAGCGATACCCGCCTGTGACAATGCCATACGGGCACCGGTGGCCATGCTGTCACTGTGTGAGTAAATGGCATCAAACTGAATGTTTGAATGGATTATTTCTTCCATGGCTTGAATGGCGTCGGCACGCAAATAGTTTGCGGTTTTCTCTGCGACAATGTTTAATCCCGGGTAGGCCAACAGTCCGTTTTTAAATCCCAAACTGCGTTCTATCGTCGGAGTTGCCGTGGGGATTCCTCCCAGCATTATGATACGGCCCTTGCCTTTGAGCCGGGTGGCTATTCGTTTTGCCGCGAGCTCGCCAATGGCCATATTGTCCGGGCCAATAAACGTGGTGTAAAGGTCGCCGTTGATGCGCCGATCCAATAGAATGACAGGAATCCCTTTTTTGTAGGTTTCTGCAACGATCGGTGTCAGGGCGTAGGCGTCTTTCGGGCTGGTAATCAAGAGGTCAATACCCTTCTTGACCAGGGTTTCAATATCCAATATTTGTTTTGCTGTTTGGCCCTGTGCGTCCGTCGCGATGAAGCGGATTTTGGAATGCTTTGCCAATTCTTGTTCCACATCTTTGACTTGTTGGATACGCCAGTCATTACTCATGGTGTCTTGGGCAAAACCAATGATGAATTGTTTTTCTGATGCTTGCAGTGGCCCGGTTATCAATCCGAGCGTTAGAATTTTCCATAAAATAATAATACGGATCAATACGTTAGCTGGCACGTCCATAGTTTCATCCTGAAGTCGGTTTTTGGCCAATTCTGCCGGGGGACAGCGAACTTTGCAAAAAGCCGTCCATCATTAACTTTTGATTTCAGGCCGATACCGGCTTAAGTATAGAACAAGCTAAATCAGAAAATGGGTTCAATAGAATCCACGTTGGATTTGTCCACTATTACGGAGGGCAAGGCGACGTGCTTGGGTACTTTTTTACCGTTCAATATCTTTAAAGCAAATAGTGCCCCTTCTTTACCCCCCGTGGGATAGGTGAATGTAGCGTCCTGTTCGCCGATGCGTATGGCTTGTCTGGCTTCCTTTATATAATCACCGCCGATAATCTGTTTACTGCTTGGTTTAATCCCGGCTTGAAGCAGCGCCATTCGAGCGCCGGTTGCCATGCTGTCGCTTTGGGCATAGATGGCGTCAAAGCGTACACCCGATTCAATGATGCCTTCCATAGCCTGTATTGCATCGGAGCGTTGATAGTTGGCGTATTTTTCAGCAACGATTTGTAAGCCTGGGAAAGCAATTAATCCGTTACGAAATCCTATGGCACGTTCCATTGCGGTGGTGGTCGTCGGAATCCCGCTCAACATTATGATTTTTCCCTTTCCGTTGAGTTTGTTGGCAAGCCGTCGTGCTGCTTTGACACCGATGGCGACATCGTCCGGGCCAATGAAAGTGGTGTAGTCTTCCGTGTTCACTTTGCGAGACAGCAAAATAACTGGAATTCCCTTGAGATAAGTTTTAGAGATAATAGGCGCCAGCGACTGTGCGTCCCTTGGGCTGGTTATGAGCAGATCGATGCCTTCATTGACCAGGCTCTCTACATCCCGTATTTGTTGTTCGGTATGCCCACCGGCATCTTTAACAATAAATTGTACATTGGGATGGGTTGCCAAAGCTTGCTTTACTTCATTTACCTGTCGTGCGCGCCAGTCAATACTCAAGGTATCTTGAGCGAAGCCAACCACGAACTGCTTAGTCGTTGTCTTTCCTTCGGGTGCACTGTGGGCTATGTTGACATTTAATATTAGTAACAAAACAAAAGCGATGCGGCAAAACCTACTGAACACGATATCTCTCCCACAAAAATGTTACAGATGTGTCAATATTCTAACCTCTATTGGGCCCGGATTGAAACAGCCTTTGAAACAAGGCACCTTGGGTAGGTGCCAGGGAATTATATACTATAGTGATATTCGATATCCGTGTTTATCGTAATTGTAATAACGTTAAAGTCATTGCCAACCAGCCGGTGATGTTAATAACACTGTAACAGTCTTCCCCAGGCTCCCGAGTACGCGGAACGAAGTGCTTTAGAAAGATTCTAATCGAGTGTATGGGTTTCTGTGGTTATTCTACCGTGTAAGCGGAGATTTTAGTTGAGCCGTTTAACGTTGGCACAGGGTCCGGGACAGACAGCTTATGGAGCTGGTGATAGCGGCATTAAACACCGTTTTGCGGTTCTATACCATGCATAAAATCGTGTAGATTAAAACTGGTTTCACGCGCAATAAACTGTTGCAGGGAATTCCAGTCGAGAAACTTTCTGGAAAACAATACATCATTGTCCGTATTTCCGGTGGTCTGTTTTATAGTGAACAGGAATCCGGAATCCTGGAATATGATGTTTGCTCTCAATCGCACATTGCCATAGCCGGAATTTTCCATTTTCTCCGCAGTAGCTCCATGGGTTTTGATGCGTTCAAGCAATTGACGTGTGACGCGATTTAGTTTCAGTGTGTCGAAATAAGTTATTTTAAATAAAAATCCGGCCCCCAAGCTTAGCATTATATACCAGCCCATGTACCCACTGCCTTGTGGTTGGTTGAGCCAGTCCAGTACCCTTTGTGTTGCATGATAAAAAACCCCGGTTTCAAATACCAAAGAAAGGTACAAAACCACTAGAAAAGCCAGTGCAAATGCGGTTCTCATGACTCAGGCTCCTGTATCATTCAGCTTCACCGTTTGTTCCTTTCTACCCGCATTTAAATGCGGATTTTTCTTAATAGCCATTTTCCCGTTACCATTCAATTGTGGTCGATGGTATCGAGCAGCTTAGCCGGGCTCGATTTTTTTCTTTCGTTGGACTTGCCTTTGGATGGCGTCACGCTCAGCTTCGGTTCCATTTGTTCCAGGGTTTTCATTTTTTGTTCGCTGAGTTCGGTTTGCTTCTTCATGGTATCACCCAACATTTTCAGAGCTGTATCCAACTGCATGGACCATGCGTTGGTCTCATCGGTTACCACCTGATGCACCTTGAGCAAAAACGTTTTAAAACCGGCCAATATGGTTTCCGATAAGCTATCGGCGCGGTTGTCGTCTAATCCTGCCCGGGTGATAAGAAAGTCATAGCGAAATTCCAGGATCAGGGTTTTGATGGCCATTTCTGCTGACATATAGCGGACCCAGGTTTGCGAAACCAGAAAAATCTTGTCGAGACTAAAACTCAATCCGGCAATGACCAGGGCGATATAGCCGTTTTGAGCTTTGTCCGGTTGCAGCAACGGAATCACAGCGCCTACCAATAACATTAAAAAAACCACGCCTCGAATCAGACGTGACCCGGTGCGCCAGCGCCGTTGCCGTTTTTGGTACCAATGCATGTCGGTAAGGGCACGCTGTACCGTATTGTGATAGATGCTGTCTAACTGTTCCAATGTAACCGGTTTTTTGATGTGCAGTTTGTCTATCTCATCCAAATAGCTTTCCGGTGTTGGTTTGGTCGTCCAGAACATGTTTTTCTCCGAATTGCCAGTAATGGCGTTGTTTCATGGATTATAGCCATTCGCATTAGCCACAGGAAGCGAGAGGCGATCAGCGGCCTTGCCTCAGGGAGGGTTTTTGCGCCTCCGGCGGGTTTGGTTTTTGGTTCCGGGAGCGTAAGTCGGTTGTGGAATATTTCTTGAATCACAATCAATACAGCCAGGATGGGCTGATAAACCGGACTCGGATGCCATGTTGCACTCACTAAAACTGTTGTTCCCAGCCTTGATACCTTCTTGGCGGTTTTTTGATCAAATTGCGCCGTCACCACGGTTAGAATACGCCTTGCTCTGCAATGCAAGCGAGCCCCAACCGCACTGGCAACCTTATCGACCTCAACCCAAGCACGTGAGTCCAATTCCGATGTTATGGCGCGTGATTTGGAACCCAAAGTGGAATGAAACCTTATTCGTGGTTAGTTGTGCCGAGCGACTGTTAGCCGGGGTGAATCCAGCACACAGTGAAGCGGAAATTTTGTATCGATTAAAAAGGGACCATACCTTGCTCTATCCAAAACAGCAGGGTGTAAGCCATATCCGCTTTCGTTTGTTGCTTTTGTCCCGGCAGGGACAAGAATTGCTACAGGAAGTGGCTTATATGTCTCTGCCTAAAGCGTTGGCGAATATTTGAGCAAGCTTTGGAGGCGGAGATATGAGCTTTGAGGACAGTCTGCGTGCCACCGAACTGTTAATGGGTTTTGCGTTTAGCTTGCAGAGCTTGGAACACTTAAAGTCTTGCCGCAACGTACGCTACTTGTTTTTTCCCCGCTTGGTTTTGGCTCTGTTGCTACTGATAGGGGTTCATACCCCTTGGGTTAGTGTTCTGCTCTTAGTTCTGAGCTTGTTGGTTTTGCATCGCTTCCAAGGACCCTACAACGGCGGCTCCGATCGTATGAGCTTACTCCTTTTGAGTTGCTTGTGTGCAGCTTATTGGGCACCTGGGGTTTATTGGCAGCAGCTGGCACTGGCTTACTTGGCTGTGCAACTGAGCCTGTCGTATTTTGTTTCCGGTTGGGTAAAAGTGCTCAACCCGGATTGGCGCAGTGGCCTGGCCTTAGTCGACGTGTTTCGATTTTCA comes from Gammaproteobacteria bacterium and encodes:
- a CDS encoding prenyltransferase yields the protein MHTSIPHHSHHHSTIHDYLLATRPHFFIAPLMPLLLGTALAYQQLGTINVSVFLLAILAVVCVNAAVNVYNDVCDEINGSDQANREFIAPFTGGSRVIQEHILSLSQMQYWAAALLLTACVVGGILVFYKGIIVLFFGLAGLLIGLGHSDPRINLAGLGLGEVAVAVAVGILPVVGAAWLQTGQFSGEILLLAVPAGLWVANVLLINSIPDMQADAEHGKRTLAVRYGVKFSAKLYTASNLLALTFVLFAVGNGSLPIVALLFPVLLLPLSFYVSACIRSWYVKAKCMPVAIKSSIGIMIVNLLWLTFCAASMV
- a CDS encoding NapC/NirT family cytochrome c, whose translation is MLTLSKIKGRIVCLLFGAAAMLIIVVGTHQVMEYTSANDFCLNCHEMQTAYKEYVQSPHYSNRSGVVAACHQCHLPQTYPAKLLAKFSKITEVYYHMLGRIDTTEKYEGKRAAMAEKVWSQLRRNGSKPCTLCHNYESMLAAKQGLHARKAHARAMDSGGEKSCVDCHRGVAHGLPKTTDSARKNGIAGLCLSCHQQRHLFSPSHPTVETMDLVSCLACHRQMNHARENFKQFMHTSHRDLLDCKVCHESGVN
- a CDS encoding cytochrome C translates to MKQLITLLMVSVFFAFGSSVIAVPQGMNVEFVKSPMGKVTFKGDSHAGKGITCEKCHPVLFQMKKGTTQIKLTDHEAGTKFCFSCHNGKPAFAPKDNCNKCHQAAK
- a CDS encoding ATP-binding protein, encoding MPLLNLNKLNNKLLLFWSGSLLLSLLLIGLLFRYMLTELYSSNASRYITQAYISLQEQIANRMEQTKDVAAIFASRSELIASMNMINKYEDRNNYQAILFDVEKSRIARESGRLIQSNNIEHVFIQNEHAGLVTLATKTSSGDNHTKGAGIHLYHSSYDRGELKFLHTQKESGTFTLASYPNSAITISELIRIPSKPRARLFVANNTLHIESLTPITQSNQGGIVGWIHLVDTLDEEFFNSVMQRYKLEYFIKLPGGESSGNPRLQTAEQHNIPLLTISTKTTPQWYTENINNFFTGSTRLPLDSGETVLLSIGVKNESLTSTIELFSKAMWLAVFFIVFILAPIGYLFLRRFVSSPVDSLVNSIKSLSKDTVDLNLKDAEQDELSFLAASVQSMSQAIKEREDALQYSEARVRILLNSTAEAIYGIDTNGLCTFANPACAKLLGFQSTQQLLGQYMHQLAHHSDTNGRAVAFKESHIYLTLSRGTGTHSDKEVLWHRDGTCFPAEYWSFPIYEDKNISGAVVTFIDITERKRNEKELSNYRENLEELVNQRTQELIVARDQATEASRTKSEFLANVSHELRTPLNSIIGFTAIIQDGMTGPVTEEQSRQLAMVYSSAKHLLGLINDILNLSKVEAGKLSLYNETFELQTLLEELLKSVEPMAGVKNLKLIIEIQDAPKSLYSDRVKLHQILLNLVSNAIKFTEKGTITIRCLLAQASPRELLIEVIDTGIGMDEENQQRIFEAFQQIDGSDSRRYDGTGLGLTISKSYVALMQGTISVSSQLGAGSCFSVRLPIAKPQKVTTPKTNQTVTLQ
- a CDS encoding substrate-binding domain-containing protein, which produces MDVPANVLIRIIILWKILTLGLITGPLQASEKQFIIGFAQDTMSNDWRIQQVKDVEQELAKHSKIRFIATDAQGQTAKQILDIETLVKKGIDLLITSPKDAYALTPIVAETYKKGIPVILLDRRINGDLYTTFIGPDNMAIGELAAKRIATRLKGKGRIIMLGGIPTATPTIERSLGFKNGLLAYPGLNIVAEKTANYLRADAIQAMEEIIHSNIQFDAIYSHSDSMATGARMALSQAGIATKNICIIGIDYIEEARQAIRAGEQDSSFTYPTGGKEGAVFALRILNGMPVPKHIPIASIMVEKSNVDKVKPIF
- a CDS encoding substrate-binding domain-containing protein, with product MFSRFCRIAFVLLLILNVNIAHSAPEGKTTTKQFVVGFAQDTLSIDWRARQVNEVKQALATHPNVQFIVKDAGGHTEQQIRDVESLVNEGIDLLITSPRDAQSLAPIISKTYLKGIPVILLSRKVNTEDYTTFIGPDDVAIGVKAARRLANKLNGKGKIIMLSGIPTTTTAMERAIGFRNGLIAFPGLQIVAEKYANYQRSDAIQAMEGIIESGVRFDAIYAQSDSMATGARMALLQAGIKPSSKQIIGGDYIKEARQAIRIGEQDATFTYPTGGKEGALFALKILNGKKVPKHVALPSVIVDKSNVDSIEPIF
- a CDS encoding SLATT domain-containing protein produces the protein MFWTTKPTPESYLDEIDKLHIKKPVTLEQLDSIYHNTVQRALTDMHWYQKRQRRWRTGSRLIRGVVFLMLLVGAVIPLLQPDKAQNGYIALVIAGLSFSLDKIFLVSQTWVRYMSAEMAIKTLILEFRYDFLITRAGLDDNRADSLSETILAGFKTFLLKVHQVVTDETNAWSMQLDTALKMLGDTMKKQTELSEQKMKTLEQMEPKLSVTPSKGKSNERKKSSPAKLLDTIDHN
- a CDS encoding HTTM domain-containing protein, coding for MSFEDSLRATELLMGFAFSLQSLEHLKSCRNVRYLFFPRLVLALLLLIGVHTPWVSVLLLVLSLLVLHRFQGPYNGGSDRMSLLLLSCLCAAYWAPGVYWQQLALAYLAVQLSLSYFVSGWVKVLNPDWRSGLALVDVFRFSTYPVSESLRDWSTQPRLLWGMSWCVMGFELLFPLALLFRPAMILALGIAAVFHFANACLFGLNRFFWIWISAYPSVLWFQSYLLSKY